A stretch of DNA from Henriciella sp. AS95:
GATATGTGGTCGTGAGGACAGCAAAAAAATTCGTGTACAGAGCAAAAGAGTGGGCTTGAAAGCTGCTCGCACAGGGAAGAGGAACCGCAATGAAGGGTATCATGCAGTCTTGGCCGCTGACGGTGAACAAGCTGATCGAACACGCCAATCATGTGAACCCGACAAGGGAAATCGTCACGCGACGCGTCGAAGGACATATCGAGCGAACGACCTATCGTGACATCTACATCATGGCCAAACAGGTTTCGAACGCATTGATTGATGATGGGATCGGTCTTGGCGACCGCATCGCGACGCTGGCCTGGAATTCCGAACGCCATATGGCAACCTGGTACGGAGCCATGGGCATCGGTGCAATCCTGCATACGGTCAATCCGCGTCTGCATCCCGATCATATTGCCTGGATCGTAAATCATGCCGAGGACAAGGTGCTGATCCTCGATAAGACCTTCCTGCCCATCATCGAGTCGATCCGAGAGAAGCTGACTTCAGTAAAGCGGTTTGTGATCTATGCTGATGATGACACCATGCCCGACAATACGCTCGGGGCCGTGGCCTTCGATACCTGGGTTCGTGCCCGCCCGGCGGAAGCACGCTGGGGGGACTTTCCCGAAGATACCGCTTGCGGTCTTTGCTACACGTCCGGCACGACGGGCAACCCCAAGGGCGTTGTCTATTCGCATCGATCAAACCTGCTGCACACCTTCATCGCCCTGAACAAAGACGCGCTTGGCATCGGGACGCAGGACTCGGTCATGCCGGTTGTACCAATGTTTCACGCGAATGCGTGGGGTCTGGCGTTCGCGTGTCCAGCAGTCGGATCGAAGATCGTGATGCCGGGCGCCCAGATGGACGGCGCCTCGATCTATGAATTGCTTACAGTCGAAAAGGTATCGTTTACCGCCGCGGTTCCAACCGTCTGGCTCATGCTGATGACACATCTGCAAGAAAACGACCTTAAGCTGCCGCATCTGAACAAGGTTGTGATTGGCGGATCGGCGCTGCCGGAGCGCATCCTGCGCGCCTTTGAAGAGGATTATGACGTTGAGGTTATCCATGCATGGGGGATGACGGAGACGTCGCCACTCGGCACGCTCGGCACCTTGCCGGCAGACCTTGCCGAGGCAGACCTCGACCAGCGCATTCAGCACAAACTCAAACAGGGGCGCCCGCCCTTCGGAGTCGAGCTCCGGATCGCCGATGATGAGGGGCAGACCCTCCAGCATGACGGGAAAGTTTCCGGAAGGCTGCTCGTGCGCGGCGCGGCGATTGCCGCAGGTTATTTTCGCGGTGATGGCGGCGATGTTCTCGACGGTCGCGGCTTCTTCGACACCGGTGATGTCGCGACCCTCGACGAGCAGTGCACGATGCAGATCACTGACCGCGCCAAAGATGTCATCAAGTCTGGCGGCGAATGGATTTCATCGATCGAAATCGAGAATATTGCGGTCGGCCATCCTAAAGTCGCCAACGCCGCAGCGATCGGCGTCTATCACCCGAAATGGGATGAGCGGCCCTTGCTGATCATCGAGCCAGTCAAGGATGAGCCCCCGACGCGCGAAGACGTGCTGGCTGAACTCGAGGGCAAGATCGCCAAATGGTGGACGCCGGACGATGTCGTCTTTGTCGACGCCATCCCGCTTGGCGCGACTGGCAAGATCAACAAGCTAGCGCTGCGCGAGCAGTTCAAAGACTACAAGCTGAGCACAGCTTGATCCTTATCCCGAAACAGAATCGAGCGGCAATCCGATGACCGGCCCCCAGCACCAGAACAAGTTCGTCGTTGTCGTCATTCTCAGCGCAATTTACGGCGTGAATTACGTTGATCGACAGATCGTCGCGATCCTGCTTGATCCGATCAAGGCTGAGTTTGGCGTGTCCGATACGGTGCTCGGCCTGCTTGCCGGGCCAGCCTTCGCGCTTTTCTACGCAACCGTGGGCGTGCCGCTGGCCATGTTGGCGGACAGAACCAGTCGCAAGAGGCTGATCGCCTGGTCGCTGGGATTTTTCAGTCTGATGACGCTAGCCTGTGGGCTCGCCGCCCAGTTCTGGCAACTGCTGATCGCCCGCGTTCTGACCGGCGTTGGGGAAGCAGGGACCGGCCCAGCATCCCAGTCGCTTATATCAGATTTGTTCAGGCCTCATGAGCGCGCGACGGCGCAGGCCGGCTACGCAGTCGGAGTGAATGTCGGGCTGATGATCGCCTTTTTCTGCGGCGGCTGGATCGCGCAGGAATTTGGCTGGAGGGTGGCCTTTATCGTGGCCGGATTGCCGGGGCTCGTTCTCGTACTGATATTGATGGCCTTCGTGAAAGAGCCTCTCCGCATCAGTAAGGACGATGAGCCCGACAATCCGACGCTTGTCGATACGGTCAAGGTACTCTGGCAGCGCAAGTCTTTCCTGTGGTTGATCATCGGTGGCGGGCTCAGCGCTTTCGCTAGCTACGGCGTGACGATGTTCGTGCCGTCCTTTCTGATGCGGTCACATGGACTGAACCCTGCGGATGTGGGCTTGATCCTGGCGCTCTTTGTCGGGCTTGGCGGCGGCACCGCCACCTTCCTTTCCGGTGTTGTTGCCGACAGGCTCAGCCGGAAGGATATGCGCTGGAACATGTATGTGCCGGCGATTGCAGCGCTCGTCTCGCTGCCATTCTGGCCGATCGTGATCATTCTCGACAACAGCTTGCTCGCCATCGGGGCGCTGGCTATTCCGCTGGCGCTGGGAATGGTTTTCATCGGACCGCTGATCGCAACAGTGCAGACCCTCGCGCCCGTCCGAATGCGGGCGAGGGCGGCGGCAATCCAGATGCTGATTGGTAATTTGATCGGGCTCGGTCTTGGCCCGCTCGTGATCGGATTTGTGAGTGATGTATTGCGCCCATCTCTCGGCGAGAATTCCCTGCGGTTCGCACTCCTGGCCGGCGTGCTGGCAAGTGTCCTGTCGATGATCGCCTATATCGTCGCGGCCCGATCGCTCCGCAAGGATATCGAAATGACCGGCGAAGTCCGGTCTGAGGAAACCGGACCCGCCGCGTCGGCATCAGCCGGCAGCATGCCAACTTAAGCGGACGTTTCCTTGGACGGTTTCCCGTCGTCAGCGCTTTTGGGATGCGCGTAGTAGTGAGACATATCGAATTCGGGGAAATCCATCGCCTCGATTTCGGACTTCGCCT
This window harbors:
- a CDS encoding long-chain-fatty-acid--CoA ligase, with product MKGIMQSWPLTVNKLIEHANHVNPTREIVTRRVEGHIERTTYRDIYIMAKQVSNALIDDGIGLGDRIATLAWNSERHMATWYGAMGIGAILHTVNPRLHPDHIAWIVNHAEDKVLILDKTFLPIIESIREKLTSVKRFVIYADDDTMPDNTLGAVAFDTWVRARPAEARWGDFPEDTACGLCYTSGTTGNPKGVVYSHRSNLLHTFIALNKDALGIGTQDSVMPVVPMFHANAWGLAFACPAVGSKIVMPGAQMDGASIYELLTVEKVSFTAAVPTVWLMLMTHLQENDLKLPHLNKVVIGGSALPERILRAFEEDYDVEVIHAWGMTETSPLGTLGTLPADLAEADLDQRIQHKLKQGRPPFGVELRIADDEGQTLQHDGKVSGRLLVRGAAIAAGYFRGDGGDVLDGRGFFDTGDVATLDEQCTMQITDRAKDVIKSGGEWISSIEIENIAVGHPKVANAAAIGVYHPKWDERPLLIIEPVKDEPPTREDVLAELEGKIAKWWTPDDVVFVDAIPLGATGKINKLALREQFKDYKLSTA
- a CDS encoding MFS transporter, which encodes MTGPQHQNKFVVVVILSAIYGVNYVDRQIVAILLDPIKAEFGVSDTVLGLLAGPAFALFYATVGVPLAMLADRTSRKRLIAWSLGFFSLMTLACGLAAQFWQLLIARVLTGVGEAGTGPASQSLISDLFRPHERATAQAGYAVGVNVGLMIAFFCGGWIAQEFGWRVAFIVAGLPGLVLVLILMAFVKEPLRISKDDEPDNPTLVDTVKVLWQRKSFLWLIIGGGLSAFASYGVTMFVPSFLMRSHGLNPADVGLILALFVGLGGGTATFLSGVVADRLSRKDMRWNMYVPAIAALVSLPFWPIVIILDNSLLAIGALAIPLALGMVFIGPLIATVQTLAPVRMRARAAAIQMLIGNLIGLGLGPLVIGFVSDVLRPSLGENSLRFALLAGVLASVLSMIAYIVAARSLRKDIEMTGEVRSEETGPAASASAGSMPT